In Gossypium hirsutum isolate 1008001.06 chromosome D06, Gossypium_hirsutum_v2.1, whole genome shotgun sequence, one genomic interval encodes:
- the LOC107901747 gene encoding uncharacterized protein At2g24330, whose protein sequence is MAEDKGIPDGETKESSPPLPVVKKKGKGLLSRIWNAIFRIHGDDFEKRLEHISKEEAAVLSRMKRRSQTWRRMIRNLIAFSVILEVVAVSYAIMTTRSVDLNWKMRAFRVLPMFLLPAFSSVAYSAFVSFTRMCDRRDQKTLERLRAERQEKIDELKEKTNYYTTQQLIQRYDPDPAAKAAAATVLASKLGADSGLKVYVGDDSEYNVPGGKSNDVEVVPSSGIRKRKQLHTRSSSAGSTPLLHSDEEKPHSAGVEGPRASEHGQLVVVDHHYPQGPASHDGGWLARIAALLVGEDPTQSYALICGNCHMHNGLARKEDFPYITYYCPHCQALNRPKQMEEHVSKSSSPSMKAVKSEGSGDATGDVSESSSPMAARAAGHEIKEVTEKVVG, encoded by the exons ATGGCGGAGGACAAAGGCATTCCTGACGGTGAAACCAAAGAATCCAGTCCCCCGCTGCCGGTGgtaaagaagaaaggaaagggaCTTCTCTCCCGCATTTGGAATGCAATCTTTAGGATTCACGGGGACGATTTCGAGAAGAGGCTTGAACACATTTCCAAGGAAGAGGCCGCTGTCCTCTCGAGAATGAAAAGAAGATCCCAGACCTGGAGGAGAATGATTCGGAATCTCATTGCCTTTTCTGTCATTTTGGAG GTTGTTGCAGTTTCTTATGCCATCATGACAACAAGATCTGTGGACTTGAACTGGAAGATGAGGGCATTTCGAGTTTTGCCAATGTTCCTTTTGCCTGCTTTTTCTTCTGTTGCTTATTCTGCATTTGTAAGCTTCACAAGGATGT GTGATCGCAGGGACCAGAAAACTCTAGAAAGACTTCGAGCTGAAAGGCAAGAAAAAATTGATGAACTTAAGGAGAAGACAAATTATTACACTACACAACAGCTTATTCAG AGATATGATCCTGATCCAGCAGCAAAGGCTGCTGCTGCAACTGTCCTGGCATCTAAGTTGGGAGCAGATTCAGGTTTGAAAGTCTATGTTGGAGATGATTCTGAGTATAATGTGCCAGGGGGGAAGAGCAATGATGTTGAGGTAGTGCCATCAAGTGGAATTCGGAAACGAAAGCAACTACACACTAGATCCAGTAGTGCAGGAAGCACTCCATTGCTTCATTCTGATGAAGAAAAACCTCATTCTGCAGGGGTGGAGGGTCCTCGAGCTTCTGAGCATGGTCAACTGGTTGTAGTTGATCATCACTATCCACAAGGACCAGCCTCACATGATGGGGGATGGCTTGCTCGAATTGCTGCCTTGCTTGTGGGTGAAGATCCAACACAGTCTTATGCTCTCATATGTGGCAACTGCCATATGCACAATG GACTTGCCAGGAAGGAGGATTTCCCATACATAACGTATTACTGCCCACACTGCCAAGCCCTGAACAGGCCAAAACAAATGGAAGAGCATGTTTCTAAGTCAAGCTCCCCTAGCATGAAGGCAGTGAAATCAGAAGGAAGTGGTGATGCCACTGGTGATGTGAGTGAGAGCAGCAGCCCTATGGCTGCCAGAGCTGCTGGTCATGAGATTAAGGAAGTAACTGAAAAAGTAGTTGGATAA